In one Methylobacterium sp. SyP6R genomic region, the following are encoded:
- a CDS encoding GlxA family transcriptional regulator, giving the protein MTTRRIGLVIGPDFDFMGLAVTSPFVVANRYAGAALYDVHLLSERGGPIRSGLGPDLATEPLGDPAAFDTLLVAAGINPPTTSPVLADHLRAAARSTRRVAGLCLGAFMLGDAGLLDGRRATTHWHFAPQFRARYPACRLDIDKIYVVDDTLWTSAGMSAAIDLAVGMIEHDHGRDLAVSVARGLVMERRRAGGQAQHSAFLDLDARTDRIQAVLAYAGRNLHLPLTTEALAAVACLSPRQFTRLFRAETGTSPSKAVERIRLEAAKLMLEQSRLPIEEIARETGFSNRERMRRAFLRAYGAGPRSVRAGAGSVAAL; this is encoded by the coding sequence ATGACGACGCGCCGTATAGGGCTGGTGATCGGCCCCGACTTCGACTTCATGGGTCTCGCCGTGACCTCGCCGTTCGTGGTGGCGAACCGCTACGCCGGGGCGGCGCTCTACGACGTCCACCTGCTGTCGGAGCGCGGCGGTCCGATCCGGTCCGGCCTCGGCCCCGACCTCGCCACCGAGCCGCTCGGTGACCCGGCGGCCTTCGACACGCTCCTCGTCGCGGCCGGTATCAATCCGCCGACGACCTCCCCCGTCCTCGCCGACCATCTCCGCGCGGCCGCCCGCTCGACGCGGCGGGTCGCCGGGCTGTGCCTGGGCGCCTTCATGCTGGGCGATGCCGGCCTGCTCGACGGGCGGCGCGCGACCACCCACTGGCATTTCGCGCCGCAGTTCCGCGCGCGCTATCCGGCCTGCCGGCTCGACATCGACAAGATCTACGTCGTCGACGACACCCTCTGGACCTCGGCCGGCATGTCGGCCGCCATCGATCTCGCGGTCGGAATGATCGAGCACGACCACGGCCGCGACCTCGCCGTCAGCGTGGCCCGCGGCCTCGTGATGGAGCGCCGTCGGGCCGGCGGCCAGGCGCAGCACTCGGCCTTCCTCGATCTCGACGCCCGCACCGACCGGATCCAGGCCGTCCTGGCCTATGCGGGACGCAACCTCCACCTGCCGTTGACGACCGAGGCGCTGGCGGCGGTGGCCTGCCTCAGCCCGCGCCAGTTCACCCGGCTGTTCCGGGCGGAGACCGGCACCTCGCCGTCCAAGGCGGTGGAGCGCATCCGCCTGGAGGCGGCGAAGCTGATGCTGGAGCAAAGCCGCCTGCCGATCGAGGAGATCGCGCGCGAGACGGGGTTTTCCAACCGCGAGCGGATGCGCCGGGCGTTCCTGCGGGCCTACGGAGCCGGGCCGCGCAGCGTCCGCGCCGGGGCTGGCTCCGTCGCCGCCCTGTGA
- a CDS encoding SDR family oxidoreductase encodes MQLTGNTILITGGTSGIGRGFAEAFHRLGNQVIVAGRRQALLDEVTRANPGMASIALDINDPEAIKTAAARVVAEFPALNVLFNNAGIMPFDDASGLIDDAVAQAILTTNLLGPIRMTSALIEHLKAQPRATIVNNTSILAFLPLASTAVYSASKAALHAYTLSQRFMLRNTRVTVQEIAPPWVDTDLIKKSGDPRAMPLDAFIAETMTGLGTEAEEVVVEAVRSVRDNPGAKEHAMVNAFNAGLVANPIPV; translated from the coding sequence ATGCAGCTCACCGGCAACACCATCCTCATCACCGGCGGCACCTCCGGCATCGGCCGCGGCTTCGCCGAGGCCTTTCACCGGCTCGGCAATCAGGTGATCGTCGCGGGCCGCCGCCAGGCGCTCCTCGACGAGGTGACACGGGCCAATCCCGGGATGGCCTCGATCGCCCTCGACATCAATGATCCGGAGGCGATCAAGACGGCCGCCGCCAGGGTCGTGGCCGAGTTCCCGGCGCTCAACGTGCTGTTCAACAATGCCGGCATCATGCCGTTCGACGACGCGTCCGGACTCATCGACGATGCGGTCGCGCAGGCGATCCTGACCACCAACCTGCTCGGGCCGATCCGGATGACCTCCGCCCTGATCGAGCACCTGAAGGCGCAGCCGCGGGCGACGATCGTCAACAACACCTCGATCCTCGCCTTCCTGCCGCTGGCGAGCACGGCGGTCTACTCGGCCAGCAAGGCGGCCCTGCATGCCTACACGCTCTCGCAACGCTTCATGCTGCGCAACACCCGTGTCACCGTCCAGGAGATCGCGCCGCCCTGGGTCGACACCGACCTCATCAAGAAGAGCGGCGATCCGCGCGCCATGCCCCTCGACGCCTTCATCGCCGAGACGATGACCGGGCTCGGCACCGAGGCCGAGGAGGTCGTCGTCGAGGCTGTGCGCTCCGTGCGCGACAATCCCGGCGCCAAGGAGCACGCAATGGTCAATGCCTTCAACGCAGGCCTCGTCGCCAACCCGATCCCGGTCTGA
- a CDS encoding IS5 family transposase (programmed frameshift): MWTPENRQRYDRSKLRYPTDLTDEEWALVAPLLPPARRGGNKRTVDLREVVNGLMYVLGTGCQWRAIPKDLPPRSTVHGYFDLWDYDGTLLRIHHTLYVLCREQAGREASPTAAIIDSQSVKSAEKGGARFDPSGYDAGKKIKGKKRHLLVDTQGLLMHALVHPADVQDRDGGVWVMATLFSLYPFLLKLYADGGYQGPVFREALERVCRSVTVEIVKRSDQAVGFEALPKRWIVERTIGWLNRCRRLAKDWECRTRKALAFLRLASIRIMLRKLCQQSA; encoded by the exons ATGTGGACGCCTGAGAACCGCCAGCGGTACGACCGCAGCAAGCTTCGCTATCCCACTGATTTGACGGATGAGGAATGGGCGCTTGTTGCTCCCCTTCTCCCGCCGGCTCGACGCGGGGGAAACAAACGAACGGTTGATCTGCGCGAGGTGGTCAACGGCTTGATGTATGTCCTTGGAACGGGGTGCCAATGGCGCGCTATCCCAAAAGATCTACCGCCTCGCTCGACGGTGCATGGCTACTTCGATCTATGGGATTACGACGGAACTCTCCTGCGCATCCATCACACCCTCTACGTTCTCTGCCGCGAACAGGCAGGACGTGAGGCCAGCCCAACGGCAGCGATCATTGACAGCCAGAGCGTCAAGAGCGCGGAAAAAGGGGGCGCACGAT TCGACCCGTCCGGCTATGATGCGGGCAAGAAGATCAAAGGCAAGAAGCGCCATCTCCTCGTCGATACGCAAGGTCTGCTGATGCATGCTCTGGTGCATCCGGCCGACGTGCAGGATCGTGATGGCGGCGTATGGGTCATGGCGACGCTGTTTAGTCTCTACCCGTTCCTGCTGAAGCTGTATGCAGATGGCGGCTACCAGGGGCCGGTGTTCCGGGAGGCATTGGAACGGGTCTGCCGGTCTGTGACGGTGGAAATCGTCAAGCGGTCGGATCAGGCGGTCGGGTTCGAGGCCCTGCCCAAGCGCTGGATCGTGGAGCGGACGATTGGTTGGCTCAATCGCTGCCGGCGGCTGGCGAAGGATTGGGAGTGCCGCACCCGCAAGGCGCTGGCTTTCCTGCGCCTTGCTTCCATCCGCATCATGCTCAGAAAACTCTGCCAACAATCAGCATGA
- a CDS encoding response regulator transcription factor, translating into MSVGKATVAVVDDDEGVLDATSGFLESLGYEAVAFSSGAAFLASDAFLGAEARVRTAETLACLLTDVDMPGINGLELQERVRRILPDLPIIMMTGFYDDAIRRRALAGGARDLLRKPLAADALIRCLEDTVRS; encoded by the coding sequence TTGTCGGTCGGAAAGGCAACGGTTGCGGTCGTCGACGACGACGAGGGGGTGCTGGACGCGACGTCCGGCTTCCTCGAGTCGCTGGGCTACGAGGCCGTGGCGTTCAGCTCGGGCGCGGCGTTCCTGGCGTCCGACGCGTTTCTGGGCGCCGAGGCGCGGGTGCGAACGGCGGAAACTCTGGCCTGCCTCCTGACCGACGTGGACATGCCGGGCATCAACGGCCTGGAACTGCAGGAGCGCGTGCGGCGGATCCTGCCCGATCTGCCGATCATCATGATGACGGGGTTCTACGACGATGCGATCCGCCGGCGCGCCCTCGCCGGCGGGGCGCGGGACCTCCTGCGCAAGCCCCTCGCAGCCGACGCGCTGATCCGCTGCCTCGAGGACACCGTCCGGTCCTGA
- a CDS encoding mercuric reductase — translation MSERYDAVVIGSGEGGKFLAWDLAKAGQRVAVVERRWIGGSCPNTNCLPSKNEIWSAEIAHLARNAGRYGVETGPVRVDMRRVVERKRAMVAGLVEMHLDKYRDSGAELVMGSARFTGPKTVAVALNAGGERVLTADTIVLNLGTRPALPDVPGLREAEPLTNIEALELDVLPDHLIVLGGGYVGLELAQAYRRFGSTVTVIERGERIAGREDADVADALARLLTAEGIALRTGTAVVRVRGRSGDAVEVVVRSSEGESVVAGSHILVAAGRMPNTDGIGLDRAGVAMTERGTVRVDDRLATTAPGIWAIGECAGSPAFTHASADDYRVVRDALKGGGRSTAGRQMPYCLFTDPPLARVGLSETEARAGGAEIRVAKLPMRAVLRTRTTGLTEGFMKAVIGPDDRILGFAMLGTDAGEVMAAVQVAMLAGLPYTALRDAILAHPTTAEGLNALFAAVPTH, via the coding sequence ATGAGCGAACGATACGACGCCGTGGTGATCGGCAGCGGCGAGGGCGGCAAGTTCCTGGCCTGGGACCTGGCGAAAGCGGGGCAGCGGGTCGCGGTGGTCGAGCGCCGCTGGATCGGCGGCTCCTGCCCCAACACCAACTGCCTGCCGAGCAAGAACGAGATCTGGAGCGCCGAGATCGCCCATCTCGCCCGCAACGCGGGCCGCTACGGCGTCGAGACCGGCCCGGTCCGGGTCGACATGCGCCGCGTGGTCGAGCGAAAGCGGGCGATGGTAGCCGGCCTCGTCGAGATGCACCTCGACAAGTACCGCGACAGCGGCGCCGAGCTGGTCATGGGCAGCGCGCGGTTCACGGGCCCGAAGACGGTCGCGGTCGCGTTGAACGCGGGCGGGGAGCGGGTGCTCACCGCCGACACCATCGTGCTCAACCTCGGCACGCGTCCGGCGCTCCCGGACGTTCCGGGCCTGCGCGAGGCGGAGCCGCTGACCAACATCGAGGCGCTCGAACTCGACGTCCTGCCCGACCACCTGATCGTCCTGGGCGGCGGCTATGTCGGCCTCGAACTGGCGCAGGCCTATCGCCGGTTCGGCAGCACCGTCACGGTGATCGAGCGCGGCGAGCGGATCGCGGGCCGCGAGGACGCGGACGTGGCGGACGCGCTGGCGCGGCTGCTGACGGCCGAGGGGATCGCGCTGCGGACCGGCACCGCCGTGGTGCGGGTGCGCGGCCGCTCGGGCGATGCCGTCGAGGTCGTGGTGCGATCGAGCGAGGGCGAATCCGTGGTGGCGGGCAGCCACATCCTGGTCGCGGCGGGGCGCATGCCCAATACCGACGGGATCGGGCTCGATCGTGCCGGCGTCGCGATGACGGAGCGCGGCACGGTCCGGGTCGACGATCGCCTCGCCACGACGGCGCCGGGGATCTGGGCGATCGGCGAATGCGCCGGCAGCCCCGCCTTCACCCACGCCTCGGCCGACGATTACCGGGTGGTGCGGGACGCGCTGAAGGGCGGCGGGCGCTCCACCGCCGGCCGTCAGATGCCCTACTGCCTGTTCACTGACCCGCCACTCGCCCGGGTGGGCCTGAGCGAGACGGAGGCACGGGCGGGCGGCGCGGAGATCCGGGTCGCCAAGCTGCCGATGCGGGCGGTCCTGCGCACCCGGACCACGGGCCTGACCGAGGGATTCATGAAGGCGGTGATCGGGCCGGACGACCGCATCCTCGGCTTCGCGATGCTCGGGACCGACGCCGGCGAGGTCATGGCGGCGGTCCAGGTCGCGATGCTGGCGGGGCTCCCCTACACCGCTTTGCGCGACGCGATCCTGGCGCATCCGACGACGGCGGAGGGGCTGAACGCTCTGTTTGCGGCGGTGCCGACGCACTGA
- a CDS encoding MFS transporter produces MTVSHKPASGRTTARVLLASLIGTTVEFYDFYIYATAASLVFGPLFFPATLQSAELISAYASFGLAFVARPIGGAVFGHFGDRVGRKATLVASLLLMGLSTSAIGLLPTYALAGWLAPVLLCLLRFGQGLALGGEWSGAALLALENAPPGWRARYAMFAPLGAPLGFFVANGLFLILTLALTSEQFAEWGWRVPFLLSVPLVWLGLWVRTHLGETEEFAASLKEAKPPRAPLVELMRLHAGQVVAGIFGVVACFSLFWTATAFALGYGTTTLGHSRASFLLVELGAILFMAAAIVTASWLSDRVDPTRVLIVGCAGTIVSGILLAPMLGSGSLVTTFVFLAFALWVMGFVNGPLGAWLPSLFPPRVRYSGTSVAFNVGGIVGGAFSPMIAQGLAERSGLTAVGFYLALTGGVSLIAFDVSARRRTLGALARSERRYRGLFEQAHVALCEIDLSAAHEAVTASRGVQDSGSILHDAIARRAASPDVTLVDVNEATVQLLGGVSRGAVLGAMTRFLPPGSDLPAMLLARLGQGGGRFEMQGKLLRADGREVTAILVLALPDDDSGYDRVSCAMIDVTERERAKEALLAAQSELARAGRVATVGAISASIAHEVNQPIGAMVMSAEACLRWLRREAPDLAAAERAAERAVRDGLRASQIVQRTREQLGRDRRPPEIVDLRDVLAEAAHLLDREISAASASLRMRVSVPGARVLGDRVELQQVVVNLVVNGLHAMRAVPEARRRLDVALSAPSSDRVRLSVSDHGTGIAPDQLPKLFSPFFTTKRDGMGIGLSICKAIVEAHGGTLGGHNNEGPGATFTVELPLHEDAACAAAAEPATADA; encoded by the coding sequence ATGACGGTATCGCACAAGCCGGCTTCCGGGCGGACCACGGCGCGCGTGCTCCTCGCCAGCCTGATCGGCACCACCGTCGAGTTCTACGACTTCTACATCTACGCCACCGCCGCGAGCCTGGTCTTCGGGCCGCTGTTCTTCCCGGCCACGCTGCAATCGGCCGAGCTGATCAGCGCCTATGCGAGCTTCGGCCTCGCCTTCGTGGCACGGCCGATCGGCGGCGCGGTGTTCGGGCATTTCGGCGACCGGGTCGGGCGCAAGGCGACGCTCGTCGCCTCGCTCCTGCTGATGGGCCTCTCGACCTCGGCGATCGGCCTTCTGCCGACTTACGCGCTCGCCGGGTGGCTCGCGCCCGTCCTGCTCTGCCTCCTGCGCTTCGGGCAGGGCCTGGCGCTCGGCGGCGAGTGGAGTGGGGCCGCCCTCCTGGCGCTCGAGAACGCCCCGCCGGGCTGGCGGGCGCGCTACGCCATGTTCGCGCCGCTCGGCGCGCCGCTCGGCTTCTTCGTCGCCAACGGGCTGTTCCTGATCCTCACCCTGGCCTTGACGTCGGAGCAATTCGCCGAGTGGGGCTGGCGGGTGCCGTTCCTGCTCAGCGTGCCGCTGGTGTGGCTCGGGCTGTGGGTTCGCACCCATCTCGGCGAGACCGAGGAATTCGCCGCCTCGCTCAAGGAGGCGAAGCCCCCGCGCGCACCGCTCGTCGAGCTGATGCGCCTCCATGCCGGCCAGGTGGTCGCGGGCATCTTCGGGGTCGTGGCCTGCTTCTCGCTGTTCTGGACCGCGACCGCCTTCGCGCTCGGCTACGGCACGACGACGCTCGGCCATTCCCGGGCGTCGTTCCTCCTCGTCGAGCTCGGTGCGATCCTGTTCATGGCCGCCGCGATCGTCACCGCGAGCTGGCTGTCCGACCGGGTCGACCCGACCCGCGTCCTCATCGTCGGCTGCGCAGGCACCATCGTCTCCGGCATCCTGCTGGCGCCGATGCTCGGCAGCGGATCGCTCGTCACGACCTTCGTGTTCCTAGCCTTCGCCCTCTGGGTCATGGGCTTCGTCAACGGGCCGCTCGGGGCCTGGCTGCCGAGCCTGTTTCCGCCGCGGGTGCGCTACTCGGGCACCTCGGTCGCCTTCAACGTCGGCGGCATCGTCGGCGGCGCGTTCTCGCCGATGATCGCTCAGGGACTTGCCGAGCGCAGCGGCCTGACCGCGGTCGGCTTCTACCTCGCGCTGACCGGCGGGGTCAGCCTGATCGCCTTCGACGTGAGCGCCCGCCGGCGCACCCTCGGGGCGCTCGCCCGCAGCGAGCGGCGCTATCGCGGGCTGTTCGAGCAGGCCCACGTCGCGCTCTGCGAAATCGACCTGTCCGCCGCGCACGAGGCGGTGACGGCGTCGCGTGGAGTGCAGGATTCCGGCTCCATCCTCCACGACGCCATCGCGCGCCGCGCCGCCTCGCCCGACGTGACGCTGGTCGACGTGAACGAGGCGACGGTGCAGCTCCTCGGCGGCGTCTCGCGGGGGGCGGTGCTCGGCGCGATGACCCGCTTCCTGCCGCCGGGCAGCGACCTCCCCGCCATGCTCCTCGCGCGGCTCGGCCAGGGCGGCGGCCGGTTCGAGATGCAGGGGAAGCTCCTGCGGGCCGACGGCCGGGAGGTCACCGCGATCCTCGTCCTGGCGCTGCCCGACGACGATTCGGGCTACGACCGGGTCTCTTGCGCGATGATCGACGTGACCGAGCGCGAGCGCGCCAAGGAGGCGTTGCTCGCCGCCCAGAGCGAGCTCGCCCGGGCCGGCCGGGTCGCGACGGTGGGGGCGATCTCGGCCTCGATCGCCCACGAGGTCAACCAGCCGATCGGCGCCATGGTGATGAGCGCCGAGGCCTGCCTGCGCTGGCTGCGGCGCGAGGCACCCGACCTCGCGGCCGCCGAACGCGCGGCCGAGCGGGCGGTGCGCGACGGCCTGAGGGCGAGCCAGATCGTGCAGCGGACCCGCGAGCAGCTCGGGCGCGACCGGCGCCCTCCTGAGATCGTCGACCTGCGGGACGTCCTCGCCGAGGCCGCACACCTCCTCGACCGCGAGATCTCCGCCGCCTCGGCGAGCCTGCGCATGCGCGTCTCGGTGCCTGGGGCCCGGGTCCTCGGCGACCGGGTCGAGCTGCAGCAGGTCGTCGTCAACCTGGTCGTGAACGGCCTGCACGCGATGCGGGCGGTGCCGGAGGCCCGGCGACGGCTCGATGTCGCGCTCTCCGCCCCGTCTTCGGATCGGGTCCGGCTGTCAGTGAGCGATCACGGCACCGGCATCGCGCCCGACCAGCTGCCGAAGCTCTTCAGCCCCTTCTTCACCACCAAGCGCGACGGGATGGGCATCGGCCTGTCGATCTGCAAGGCGATCGTCGAGGCCCATGGCGGGACGCTCGGAGGCCACAACAACGAGGGACCGGGCGCGACCTTCACGGTCGAGCTGCCCCTTCACGAGGATGCAGCCTGCGCCGCGGCGGCCGAGCCGGCCACCGCGGACGCCTGA
- a CDS encoding ATP-binding protein, giving the protein MTKASDATAGPPGAARPEIVFGVFTLLPEHRRLLAGESAVKLGSRALDLLIHLASRPGEVIGHRELTAAAWAGAQVEESNLRFQIGQLRKALAEHADGAEYVTSVPGRGYCFTAKMTPAASAQPVPMVRPAGAPLLPPAPSNLIGRSADVEILLGCLARHRLVTVVGTGGVGKTTLAAAVMHRLGGPAGPSPSFVDLTTLDDPGLVPSAVASALGVPVGSADPLPQVVKVLADTDALLVLDNCEHVIDAVALAAEAILRGAPAARILATSREPLRLSGEAVHHLLPLAAPVTDADDPLAFAAVQLFCDRARLQSPDLALDPAQARLVGEICRQVDGLPLAIELVAARMRTLGLAGLVELLRNGAELAHRSAVPRHRSLQATFDWSYALLSEAEARALRALSIFTGHFSLNAALSVLDDGTDRSDHLEVLSALADKSHLVLEAAHGPEPAQGGARYRLLQMTRQFALRKLRAADEEAGVARRHVACYAGLLEGARAASGTRHGGDGVAALAFEIGNVRAALVWAFGPDGDARAAVRLAACSAPLFLHLSLLAECVDWTGRALGAKEFAALGPKLRLELKAARSVALRYTRGNGEDARTALHEALDLAEAEGDLAYQIRLLEGLYIFALRLADFKAAMAYAERGRAGIWHSLSDTGLATGDWMVGVLDHFMGRQAEARLRCGHALRNFPLQRRSEVVRFGIDQRMLAHCAIARALWVQGLPDQAAAAVDGVVRETEAIGHPVSLCTALLWTAPVALWSGDLDRAAEALATGRVLASRHSLVPYELLARALTGQLHALRGDPESGVALLSEGLAGLVAVSHLTMNSALQLALAEALIEAGRPGEALAEAGSALLRIERDEEVTLVPEAWRIKGRALAAQEADREAERAEEAFRHALRIAQDQGALSYRLRAATDLAEYLSRRGRAAEGAGLLSHVCDALTEGRSTRDVLRATRLLARLTA; this is encoded by the coding sequence ATGACGAAGGCAAGCGACGCCACGGCGGGCCCGCCCGGCGCGGCGCGGCCGGAGATCGTGTTCGGCGTCTTCACGCTGCTCCCCGAGCACCGGCGCCTTCTGGCGGGGGAGTCCGCCGTCAAGCTCGGCAGCCGCGCCCTCGATCTCCTGATCCACCTCGCGTCGCGGCCCGGCGAGGTGATCGGCCATCGCGAGCTGACGGCCGCCGCCTGGGCCGGGGCGCAGGTCGAGGAGAGCAACCTCCGATTCCAGATCGGGCAGCTGCGGAAGGCGCTCGCCGAGCATGCGGACGGGGCCGAGTACGTGACGAGCGTGCCCGGCCGCGGCTACTGCTTTACCGCGAAGATGACGCCCGCCGCGTCGGCCCAGCCGGTGCCCATGGTCCGGCCGGCCGGCGCGCCGCTCCTGCCGCCCGCGCCGTCGAACCTGATCGGCCGGTCCGCCGATGTCGAGATCCTGCTCGGATGCCTGGCGCGCCATCGGCTGGTGACGGTGGTCGGCACGGGCGGCGTCGGCAAGACGACGCTCGCCGCCGCGGTCATGCATCGGCTCGGCGGCCCTGCCGGGCCGTCGCCGTCCTTCGTCGACCTGACGACGCTGGACGATCCCGGCCTGGTGCCGAGCGCCGTCGCCTCGGCCCTGGGCGTTCCGGTCGGATCGGCCGATCCGCTGCCGCAGGTCGTCAAGGTGCTGGCGGATACGGACGCCCTCCTCGTCCTCGACAATTGCGAGCACGTCATCGATGCCGTCGCGCTCGCGGCCGAGGCCATCCTGCGCGGCGCGCCCGCCGCGCGCATCCTCGCGACGAGCCGGGAACCGCTCCGGCTGTCCGGCGAGGCCGTCCACCACCTCCTGCCGCTGGCGGCGCCCGTCACCGACGCGGACGACCCGCTCGCCTTCGCGGCGGTCCAGCTCTTCTGCGACCGCGCCCGCCTGCAATCGCCCGACCTCGCCCTCGATCCGGCCCAGGCCCGGCTCGTCGGCGAGATCTGCCGGCAGGTCGACGGTCTTCCCCTGGCGATCGAACTCGTCGCGGCCCGCATGCGGACCCTGGGTCTCGCCGGCCTCGTCGAGCTTCTGCGCAACGGCGCCGAGCTCGCCCACCGCAGCGCCGTCCCCCGCCACCGCAGCCTTCAGGCCACCTTCGACTGGAGCTACGCCCTCCTGTCGGAGGCCGAGGCCCGCGCGCTGCGCGCCCTGTCGATCTTCACGGGCCACTTCTCGCTGAATGCGGCCCTGTCGGTCCTCGACGACGGCACGGACCGGTCCGATCACCTGGAGGTCCTCAGCGCGCTCGCCGACAAGTCCCATCTCGTGCTGGAGGCGGCACATGGTCCGGAGCCCGCCCAGGGCGGCGCCCGCTACCGCCTGCTCCAGATGACGCGCCAGTTCGCCCTCCGGAAGCTCCGTGCGGCGGACGAGGAAGCGGGCGTCGCCCGCCGGCACGTCGCCTGCTACGCAGGCCTGCTCGAAGGCGCCCGGGCGGCGAGCGGGACGCGGCACGGTGGCGACGGGGTGGCGGCCCTCGCCTTCGAGATCGGCAACGTCCGCGCGGCGCTGGTCTGGGCGTTCGGGCCGGACGGCGACGCGCGAGCGGCGGTCCGGCTCGCTGCCTGTTCCGCGCCTCTGTTCCTGCACCTGTCGCTGCTCGCCGAATGCGTCGATTGGACCGGTCGGGCGCTCGGGGCGAAGGAATTCGCCGCGCTCGGGCCGAAGCTGCGGCTCGAACTGAAGGCGGCACGCAGCGTCGCCCTGCGCTACACCAGGGGCAACGGCGAGGACGCGCGAACCGCGCTCCACGAGGCCCTGGACCTGGCCGAGGCCGAGGGCGATCTCGCCTACCAGATCCGGTTGCTGGAGGGCCTGTACATCTTCGCGCTCCGCCTCGCGGACTTCAAGGCCGCGATGGCCTATGCGGAGCGCGGCCGCGCCGGAATTTGGCACTCGCTCAGCGATACCGGGCTGGCGACCGGCGACTGGATGGTCGGCGTCCTCGATCATTTCATGGGGCGTCAGGCCGAGGCGCGTCTGCGCTGCGGGCACGCCCTGCGCAACTTTCCGCTCCAGCGCCGGTCCGAGGTGGTCCGCTTCGGCATCGACCAGCGCATGCTGGCCCACTGCGCCATCGCCCGCGCGCTGTGGGTACAGGGCCTTCCCGACCAGGCGGCGGCCGCCGTCGACGGGGTGGTCCGGGAGACCGAGGCGATCGGCCATCCCGTCTCGCTGTGCACGGCGTTGCTCTGGACGGCGCCGGTCGCCCTGTGGTCGGGCGATCTCGACCGGGCGGCGGAGGCGCTGGCTACGGGGCGGGTGCTGGCCTCGCGGCACTCGCTCGTCCCCTACGAGCTTCTCGCCCGGGCGCTGACCGGGCAGCTCCATGCGCTCCGCGGCGATCCGGAGAGCGGCGTCGCGCTCCTGTCCGAGGGCCTGGCGGGCCTCGTCGCGGTGTCGCACCTGACGATGAACTCGGCCCTGCAGCTCGCCCTCGCCGAGGCGCTGATCGAGGCGGGGCGGCCCGGCGAGGCCCTCGCCGAAGCCGGGTCCGCCCTGCTCCGCATCGAGCGCGACGAGGAGGTGACGCTCGTCCCCGAGGCGTGGCGGATCAAGGGCCGGGCCCTCGCAGCGCAGGAAGCGGACCGGGAGGCGGAGCGTGCGGAGGAGGCGTTCCGCCACGCCCTCCGGATCGCGCAGGATCAGGGGGCGTTGTCCTATCGCCTCCGAGCCGCGACGGATCTCGCCGAATACCTCTCCCGCCGGGGTCGTGCCGCCGAGGGAGCGGGCCTGCTCTCGCACGTCTGCGATGCGCTGACGGAGGGCCGTTCCACTCGGGATGTCCTAAGGGCGACGCGGCTTCTCGCGCGCCTGACCGCGTGA
- a CDS encoding response regulator transcription factor — translation MTVAGNIRGPGASPPAVAATAPLVVIVEDDEGIREGLQDLLRSVGLDAIAFGSTADLLAASLPDRPGCLVLDVRLPGTSGLDLQAKLAATGSRLPIIFMTGHGDIPMSVRAMKAGALDFLTKPFRDQDMLDAIAVAIERDKARRTESAGTAELARLAATLTTREAEVMQHVVQGLLNKQIAHALGISEITVKIHRGNVMRKMQAGSVADLVRKAEALKVPEG, via the coding sequence ATGACGGTGGCAGGCAACATCCGAGGCCCGGGCGCGAGCCCGCCCGCCGTGGCGGCGACGGCCCCGCTGGTGGTCATCGTCGAGGATGACGAGGGGATCCGCGAGGGTCTCCAGGACCTGCTGCGGTCGGTCGGCCTCGACGCGATCGCCTTCGGATCGACCGCCGACCTGCTCGCGGCGAGCCTGCCGGACAGGCCGGGCTGCCTCGTCCTCGATGTCCGGTTGCCCGGCACCAGCGGGCTCGATCTGCAGGCGAAGCTCGCCGCGACGGGCAGCCGCCTGCCGATCATCTTCATGACCGGCCACGGCGATATCCCGATGAGCGTCCGGGCGATGAAGGCGGGGGCGCTCGACTTCCTGACCAAGCCCTTTCGCGACCAGGACATGCTCGACGCGATCGCCGTCGCCATCGAGCGTGACAAGGCCCGGCGGACCGAGAGCGCGGGCACGGCCGAACTCGCCCGTCTGGCCGCGACCCTGACCACCCGCGAGGCCGAGGTGATGCAGCACGTCGTCCAGGGGCTGCTCAACAAACAGATCGCCCACGCCCTCGGCATCAGCGAGATCACGGTGAAGATCCACCGCGGCAACGTCATGCGGAAGATGCAGGCGGGCTCCGTCGCCGACCTCGTGCGCAAGGCCGAGGCGCTGAAGGTGCCGGAGGGCTGA
- a CDS encoding (2Fe-2S)-binding protein, which yields MFDLTINGQSRRVDVEPDTPLLWVLRDTLGMTGTKYGCGIAQCGACTVLMDGQATRSCQVTVDSVGAAKVETIEAVEADPVGRKVVAAWIAAQVPQCGYCQSGQVMAATALLRETPKPSDDDIATAMTNLCRCGTYNAIAAAVRHAAA from the coding sequence ATGTTCGACCTGACCATCAACGGCCAGTCCCGCCGCGTCGATGTCGAGCCCGACACGCCGCTGCTCTGGGTCCTGCGCGACACGCTGGGCATGACCGGCACGAAGTACGGCTGCGGCATCGCGCAATGCGGTGCCTGCACCGTGCTGATGGACGGCCAGGCAACCCGCTCGTGCCAGGTCACGGTGGATTCGGTCGGCGCGGCCAAGGTCGAGACGATCGAGGCGGTGGAGGCCGATCCGGTCGGCCGCAAGGTGGTCGCGGCCTGGATCGCCGCGCAGGTGCCGCAATGCGGCTACTGCCAGTCGGGCCAGGTGATGGCGGCGACCGCGCTGCTGCGCGAGACGCCGAAGCCCAGCGACGACGATATCGCCACTGCGATGACCAACCTGTGCCGCTGCGGCACCTACAACGCCATCGCCGCCGCCGTGCGGCACGCTGCGGCCTGA